Part of the Macrobrachium nipponense isolate FS-2020 chromosome 19, ASM1510439v2, whole genome shotgun sequence genome, AAACGTCATGTAAATCTACTGGTAAATATCCCCTTTACCTGTAACAGATGtgtttatttttatcgttttgGTATCTTGAAGTGCTTAGGAAAAtcgaaaaatgaaaatacttacaatactaataacaataataaaagcagAACACTATATAAGGAAGCATAAACCACCataaacaaccaaaaaaaacattaaataagcagacaaagaaacaaaaactagCCACCTATTTTATGCGATGCAAAAAGCAAACTAATAGCATTACTTGATGACCTATTAAGAACTATAATGTCAAAGATCAGGAAATTGGCCCAACAGGACATCGAGGTATTGACGCCATCACCGTAAACCTGCACTTTATAGACTCGGGGTTTCGGTATGTCACATGGATGGACCCACGACCTTTCTGCGAAGAATGGTTAAGTTCATTGATAAAAAGGTCAACTGTAGACTTAGAAAAGGTCTGAAGTTTTATGATGCTCATAACAGAATGTAAAGtcaattttatttatctaaatatgcgtatgtgtgttttGAGTATTGAGCTGTAGGCATGACTGTGCAACTACAGTGTATTTACAAAATGATTTGCATATACACATGTTTACATGCGCATGGTTAAGTTCATTGATAAAAAAGTTAGCTGTAGACTTAGAAAAGGTCTGAAGTTTTATGATGCTTATAACAGAATGTAaagtcaattttatttatttataaatgcgtATGCGCATGCTTAATTATTGAGTTGTAGGCATGACTGCATATAAAGTGTATTTACAAatgatttgcttatatatatgcttacatgcGCATATCTGTTTCAGAGAAATACCGACTGGTTGGGTGGTTGGCTGAGGTTTAGTCAGCCTTATGCCAGTGCGGACCATGCTCAATGCCAGCGAATAAGTATTGGTAAGATGCTGAAATGGCTGAAAGGCCTGGTGTGGGCCATATTAACCCAGAACGGCCAGCCTGGATCAAATAAGCTCTCCGAGTAAGAAGCCACTCTTTCCAGTTCCAGGATGAGTCAAAGTAGTGAATGAGTGTGGCCACTGGATCCTCTTCCAGGTCAGTGGTAGAGTCTTCGCCTGCTGTTCTAACACTTAAGTTCAACCACACAGCCTTACCTGTTTAGTCACAGGCTAAAGACTCCTTCTCTAGCTAAACATATATAGCAGAACATCTCTCATAGACATTCCCAAACACTTCAAAAGCTCAAGGTTTACTCCCATTGTGTTCCAGCATACGGACATGGAAAGGCTTGTCACTTAGCCTATGTATACCAATCACATCTGAGtaacagagctctctctctctctctctctctctctctctctctctctctctctctctactggaggATGATCATATATCGTGCAAGGCGATCATCTTTTTCatgcatttgttttattttctttttcgtagATACAACTCTGTTACAGAAAACGGGATGTTATggaaataatgtttatttatacttTGAAATAACCAGTTGTATTGGAGTCACCTGTGTATTTCCATACCCAAATTATAGATGTTTATGAGTCAGGCATTCAGTAAGTTAGCAGGAATAGATGaactacaataaaatttaatatcgtTGGACATCGACCCTGAATTGCCCTATACAAAGAAAACGTTGAGGCAACTTGAGCCTGGAACGGCGAACTGCGCTAGATACCTTTTGAACCAGATTCTATCTGATGAAATTTTGTAGGTAATGATTTTCAAACCTCAATAGCATTGTTTCCGCGTGCGTGTGGAGTTACTGAGCTCAAAGTGAAGCTCTGTAGCTAAATGAAGTGTATTGTAGTTCTAAATGgagttatttttccatttagtcATGGAATTGTGACGTcataataatagtgatgattGTTGTATGGAATATCAGGAAAGACTGGCTTTGTGGCATACCCGACGACGGGAAACTCctcatatttactaaaaaaaaaaagtaaacagtaGAAGAGTATACAGTATACAGATAGCATCGGAAACTACAATttctaattaaaatgaaaataaattctgttGCAGAtcaggaaaacaattattgcaaGATATCAATTTTTGAGAAACGATTTATTTTTGGTCTTGTATTTATgaaggagaaaaatattatgaataaattattcaaCATCTAAAGATCAGTGTTGATTGTATGACTTGAATAACTAACCGAAAAAGTCATCTAGCATCACTTgacaatattaaaaatgaaaatacgatgAAAAAATATTGAGTACATTATTTCACATGCAGAGTTCAGAACTGATTATATTAAGAACAATAATTGACCGAAAAAGTCATCTGGCGTTAGTTGCTAACGTAGAAGAATGAAAGTACAATAGACAAAACGTGctgaataatatttattttattacttttataaaataCCCGACATTTAGAGCGAAGAATTACGAATCTGAATGAAAATACGAGAGGAAACACGctgaataatatttattttattaattttataaaatacccGCCATTTAAAGCGAAGAATAACTAATCTAAGTTAAGTATTGGTACATTTCAATCccattaatatatgaatataactaaataaatattactgatgaatataacaaataaaatattcttaGATTCACAGCCTGAAGCCTACGGTTCGAGATCCTTTTAAAGGATCCTTTAAGCCTCTTTACCCTCGCCCTCGCCTCCTCCTTGTCCGCCGAAGGAgacttccttctcctccccctcctccccgctGAAGGATCCTTGATTTCCGTCGGCGGCCACGCCCCCCGAGCTGATGGGAACGGCGTTTGATTCTACGATTCGGTAGCCGAGTTCGTCGGCGATGTACTTCACGTAGAATTCCGTGCCCTCGGGTGATGTCCAGCTgtaagtgattattattattattattattattattattattattattattattattattatcgtcaggGGTGTTGTAGTAATGTAGTGCAGCATCGTCATAATGATTAACGttgcaatttttattattaagcagAGCACtcatttacgtctctctctctctctctctctctctctctctctctctctatgtatatatatattatatatattatatatatatatatagagagagagagagagagagagagagagagagagagagagagagaggtaaatgagtgttttgattaataatagcataagtatatatacatatatatatatatatatatatatatatattatatatattaaatttagagagagagagagagagagagagagagagagagagagaggtaaatgagTGCTTTAttgaatagttttattattatatatatatatattatatgaatagtataatatatatatatattatatagtatatatatatatatatatatatatatatagagtaga contains:
- the LOC135212533 gene encoding uncharacterized protein LOC135212533, which translates into the protein MEFKVVIILTALAALTSAHPGTVLDIAEEDHAHKQEGETGHKVEGSYSWTSPEGTEFYVKYIADELGYRIVESNAVPISSGGVAADGNQGSFSGEEGEEKEVSFGGQGGGEGEGKEA